The genome window GCCAACTCGAACTGGTTTACAAAATTGCCGAGGACCAGCCAGGCACGCTTGAAGGGACGCCGGCCGACTCGATTCCCCGCTATTGAAATCCCCAACTAAGGGTTTCCAAGGGCCGAAATCGGCGGGAAAGCTGCATTTGCCCCAGTTAGCCGAACCCTCTAAAATCCCGCTTGTCACACAGTAATTGGCAACCAACGCGCAGCAGCCGGGATATACGAAGATCATGCGGTTTACCAAGATGCATGGGGCGGGCAACGACTACGTCTACGTCGATTGCTTCCGTGACCCAGTCCCCGACGATCCGGCCGAGACGGCCCGGCAGGTGGCCGATCGGCACTTTGGTATCGGCGGCGACGGGCTGATCTTGATCTGCCGCTCGGACGTGGCCGACGCCCGCATGCGGATGTTCAACGCCGACGGCTCGGAATCCGAAATGTGCGGCAACGGCATCCGCTGCGTCGCCAAGTACGTCTACGATCACGCGATCGCGCAAAAGCCGACGCTTCGGATCGAAACTGGGGCCGGCATCCTCACGCTCGACCTGGAAATCGCCGACGGCTTGGCCGAGCGGGTGCGTGTCGACATGGGATGCGCGATCCTTGACGCGACCAAGATTCCAGTCGTGGCTGCGGTGGCTGGCCCTAACGGACGTGTGGTCAACGCGCCGCTCGGCGTACACGTGAAGCTTCCTGCTACGAACGATTGGCAAAAGGAATGTGGACTTGATCAGCACATGACGTGCGTCTCGATGGGCAACCCGCACGTGGTGCTCTATTGCGACAATGTGGCCGCCATTCCGCTAGAAACGATCGGACCGCTGCTGGAAACACACGCGATCTTTCCCAAACGAATCAACGTACACTTTGTCGAGGTCCACGCTCCGGGCGAAGTCACGATGCGGACTTGGGAACGCGGCTCTGGCATCACCCTGGCCTGCGGCACTGGCGCCAGCGCCGTGTGCGTAGCCGGTGTGCTCGCCGGCAAAAGTGCGCGGCGAATTCTGGCGCATCTACCCGGCGGAGATCTGGAGCTCGAGTGGGCCGAGAACGACCACGTTTATATGACCGGACCGGCCGTGGAAGTATTCTCGGGCCAATGGGCGCCGCCGGTGGCAGTGAAAACTTAGACCGGCTGTGCCAGGCATGGCGCCGGCCCCATAGACAAATTGTTCAAGATTCATCCTGCGGCAAGGAAGCCCAAGACGATGAAGATTCGCAGCCCAGCTCTCATTAAATCCGCGGCCCTGGCCGCCTCGGCGCTCACACGGGCCTGGATGTCGACGCTCGACTATCGCGTATCGTTTTACGACCCGACGATCGACCCGGTCGACCCGCGCTATAGCGGTCAGAAGATCTATATCTTTTGGCACGAGTACATCCTGTTTCCACTGTACATGCGTGGGCATTGCAATCTGGCGATGCTTCTGAGCCAGCATTTGGACGCCGAGATTCTCAGCCACGTCGCACGGCATATGGGCTTCGACTTCGTACGCGGCTCTTCGACCCGTGGCGGCGCGGCAGCATTGCGCGAATTGTTGGCCAAGAGCAAGCAGATGAATCTAACCATCACGCCCGATGGCCCGCGTGGTCCACGCCGCAAATTGGCCCAGGGGCCGGTCTATTTGGCCTCGAAATTGGGCTTGCCCATCGTCGCCATGGGCTTTGGCTACGATCGGCCGTGGCGCTTTGGCAGCTGGGATCGTTTCGCCTTGCCGCGTCCCTACTCACGAAGTCGTGCCGTCGTAAGTCCCATGATGAATATTCCGGCCGATCTCGATCGGGACGGACTGGAGCATTATCGCGTCGAGGTTGAGAGGATGCTCAATCGTCTTACGCTGGAAGCCGAAGCCTGGGCCGAGGCCGGCACGCGCAAGGTCAACGAGATCGTGGCGCTGCGCGAGCGAGCCGGCGTGGGTCGCACAACAGCAGATGGTTGGCCGCTGGCGGTCTTGCCTACGACATCGAGCGCGCGCGCAGCCTGACCAACATTGGCAGACAGACGATGAATGCGAAATGATGAATGATGACCTGCGGAGGCGTCGCCGGGCTCATTCGTAACGCGGCGGCATCTTTGCTCACGATGCTCTTTCATCGATCGCTTATTTCGCCTGCGGCGTTTCCGCGATATATTCGCTCGTATGTCTGCCGCCGATCTATTTTCGTCCGACCAGGAACAAGTCCTGTCCGTCGGCGACCTGACCGACCACATCAAGGGATTGCTGGAAGGCACATTCAGCAACGTATGGGTCTCGGGCGAGATCTCGAATTTTTCCCGTCCGCAGTCAGGCCACTGCTATCTCACGCTCAAAGATGATCGCGCACAATTGCGGGCCGTCATGTGGAAAGGCGCCGCGAGCCGACTACGGTTCGAGCTCGAAGATGGTCTGGAGGTTGTCTGCCAGGGCGATATCGACGTATATGCGCCGCGCGGCAGCTACCAACTGGTCATCCGGCAGATCGAGCCCAAGGGGGTTGGCGCCTTGGAGCTTGCGCTGCGCAAACTGCGCGAGCAGCTGGCAGCTGAAGGCCTGTTTGAAGCGGCGCGTAAGCGGCCGCTACCGCGCTTTCCCAGGCGGATCGCCTTTGTCACCAGTCCGACGGGGGCCGCAGTACGCGACTTTCTCGAAGTATTACGTCGTCGCTGGCGCGGAGCGCACGTGTTGATCGTGCCGACACGAGTGCAGGGGGACGGCGCCAGCCTGGAAATCGCGGCAGCCATTGCAGCGGCTAATCAGTTGCCCATCGAAATCGATTGCCTGGTCGTGGGACGCGGTGGGGGCAGCGTCGAAGACCTGTGGGCGTTTAACGAAGAGCCCGTTGTCCGCGCCATTCATGCCTCGCGGATACCTGTGATTTCGGCTGTCGGACACGAAATTGACGTCACGCTCTCTGACCTGGTCGCTGACATGCGCGCACTCACACCCAGTGAGGCGGCCGAGCTCGTGGCCCCCGCGGCCGACGAACTTTCCGCCGCCCTGGCCATTTGCCGGCGTCGCATGACCACGGCCCTGCGGTCGCTGGCCACCGCGGCGCGTGGCCGTTTGCAGGGAGTCGAAAGCCGCCGAACCTTTCGACGCCCATTTGACCGGATCCACGACTTACTGCAGAGGCTCGATGAACTATCGCTACGGTCGGGACGGTTGATGCGCCGTCGCATTGTCGACGCAAGAAGCCGCACCGATGGCTTGGCAGCTCACCTGGACTCACTCAGCCCCTTGGGCGTACTCGCGCGCGGCTATAGTCTGACGCGACGACTCAGCGACGGACGGATCGTTCGAAGCTCCAGTGAACTTGCCGTGGGGGATCGGATCACCACGCGCTTTGCAACAGGCG of Pirellulales bacterium contains these proteins:
- the dapF gene encoding diaminopimelate epimerase — encoded protein: MRFTKMHGAGNDYVYVDCFRDPVPDDPAETARQVADRHFGIGGDGLILICRSDVADARMRMFNADGSESEMCGNGIRCVAKYVYDHAIAQKPTLRIETGAGILTLDLEIADGLAERVRVDMGCAILDATKIPVVAAVAGPNGRVVNAPLGVHVKLPATNDWQKECGLDQHMTCVSMGNPHVVLYCDNVAAIPLETIGPLLETHAIFPKRINVHFVEVHAPGEVTMRTWERGSGITLACGTGASAVCVAGVLAGKSARRILAHLPGGDLELEWAENDHVYMTGPAVEVFSGQWAPPVAVKT
- a CDS encoding lysophospholipid acyltransferase family protein, with the translated sequence MKIRSPALIKSAALAASALTRAWMSTLDYRVSFYDPTIDPVDPRYSGQKIYIFWHEYILFPLYMRGHCNLAMLLSQHLDAEILSHVARHMGFDFVRGSSTRGGAAALRELLAKSKQMNLTITPDGPRGPRRKLAQGPVYLASKLGLPIVAMGFGYDRPWRFGSWDRFALPRPYSRSRAVVSPMMNIPADLDRDGLEHYRVEVERMLNRLTLEAEAWAEAGTRKVNEIVALRERAGVGRTTADGWPLAVLPTTSSARAA
- the xseA gene encoding exodeoxyribonuclease VII large subunit, with the translated sequence MSAADLFSSDQEQVLSVGDLTDHIKGLLEGTFSNVWVSGEISNFSRPQSGHCYLTLKDDRAQLRAVMWKGAASRLRFELEDGLEVVCQGDIDVYAPRGSYQLVIRQIEPKGVGALELALRKLREQLAAEGLFEAARKRPLPRFPRRIAFVTSPTGAAVRDFLEVLRRRWRGAHVLIVPTRVQGDGASLEIAAAIAAANQLPIEIDCLVVGRGGGSVEDLWAFNEEPVVRAIHASRIPVISAVGHEIDVTLSDLVADMRALTPSEAAELVAPAADELSAALAICRRRMTTALRSLATAARGRLQGVESRRTFRRPFDRIHDLLQRLDELSLRSGRLMRRRIVDARSRTDGLAAHLDSLSPLGVLARGYSLTRRLSDGRIVRSSSELAVGDRITTRFATGEATSRIEATNEATPS